The Bacillus sp. B-jedd sequence CTCAATCGTATAGTTTTCAACCGGGTCATTCGCCGGACTGCGCCCGAACAGGATGCCGGAACAGTTTGCGAACCAGCCGGCAAGCTGCATTTGAACTAGAGTGCGGCGCAGATCTGTCGTTTTCATATCACAGTTCTCAAAGTACCAAATGACAGGCTCATTCGCAAAATGCTTCGCCCGGAAACCAGCAACATCCCCATAAGGAGTGCCAACGAGATGCCGAATAATATCGATGCAGCCGCCGAGAAGCCTGCCGCCAATATCAACCCCGATCTCTGGGATGGATTTCCAGACGGTTGGTTCGGTCAGATGGAAGAGGCACGGTGTTGGATTGTCATGCTGCCATTCCTTCTGGTATTTTTCCGATGAAACCTGTTTGATGGCCATTCCCTTCCCAGCCGAAAGGACTGTTTCCCACATCGCGGTCGTCGGGTCGGTAACTTCCCCGCGTAAATCAACCAGATTCGTACCGTGCGCGGTCGCAATCCCGGTTTTCAAAGTAATGGCGAGAAGCAGAGCGCTCGTGTCGGAATAGCCTAAAACCCATTTGTTTTTCATTTTTGCAAAATCAAGCTTGTCGAGCACTTCAATGAGCAGTTCCCCGCCCCACGGAGGGATAATGGCGTCAATGTCATCGTCCGTGATCATTTCCATAAATTCCTCGGCGCGTTTATCTGCAGGTGCCGACCTCGTTTTATCATCTGTCCAAACGGTTTCCCCGCAAACAACCTGATAGCCTTTTTCTTCAAGCCTTCCAACTGCCTGTTTCACGATGCCGTGCAGCTCTTTTGGTACCCCTGATGAAGGAGCCGTTACACCAATCGTAGCTCCTTTTGGCAAAATAGGATAAGTAATCATTACAAGCCTCCTTATCTAAAAAACTATTTAAATTTGTTAACTGTTAGTCTATTCTGATAGTAAGAGGATAACACACCTAAAAATGGAATGTGAGGGTTATTTTGCAAAAAGGAAAGGGAGGGGTCTGATTGTTTAAAGATGTGCTTCAAACAGAAGAACAGCTTATTGAACTACAGATGCAAGCCGGGTCGCCAAGCGAGCGGTCGGCAAATAAAGTAAGGGGCCAGCTGGATGGTCAGGCAAGGGAGTTTATCGCACAATCTCCATTTATATGTTTGGCCACGTCAAATGGGAACGGCGATTGTGACGTCTCGCCGAAAGGGGACGCTCCCGGCTTTGTCCTTGTTTTAGATGATCAGCACTTGTTCATTCCCGAACGGCGAGGGAACAGGAGGCTTGATTCAGTCCGCAATATTCTTTCAAATCCAAATGTAGGGCTGCTCTTTCTGATTCCCGGAAGAAATGAAGCCCTGCGGGTAAATGGGAAGGCTGTGATTTGCCGTGACCCGGAACTGCTTGAAAAAACAGCCGACCACGGTGTTGTTCCGCTCTTTGGGATTGGTGTAAAAGTAGAAGAGGCCTTTTCCCATTATTCGAAGGCCTTCAACCGGTCAGGCATCTGGACTGCCGCAGCCTTTGCCGGGGACGGAGTTTCACAATCATTTTAATATGAACTTCATGGTGCATTTCCTTACTTAAAAGAAAAAGGGGAGATATGAAGTGCGATTTACAAGGACCTTTGGTGTCATTTTGTTAGCTCTTTTAAGTGTTTTACTTTTGGAAAAAGGATTGGATTTATCCCAACTGGCCCATAAAGTGGACGGCACTGGGATTGGCATTTCATTTCTAGGGATGGAAATCGATGATCGCGTCGCCAGAAGCGAGATCCATCGTTATGCTGCAGGGTTTATGCTTGCAGGACTGGTCATGCTCAGTGCCACACTTGTCATTGGTTTTAAGGGCCATCCCGTTAGAGAGGCAAATTAAGATAGGAGAAGATATATGGAATTGCTTTTGATCCGCCACGGAGAGTCCGAGGCAGATTTGCTCGGTGTACATGAGGGCCGGGCCGATTTTCCGCTGACCGCCCTTGGCAGAAGCCAGGCTATGAAACTGGCTAATTATTTGAATCATTCATTGATTCCTGAAAAAATTATCGCTAGCCCATTGAAGCGGGCGCTTGGAACGGCGCAGATTTTGCAGGAAGAAACCGGGGTTGAACTTGAGATTGACCCTTTGCTGATGGAATTCAACAACGGGGTGATCGCAGGCATGCCAAGGGAGGAAGCAGCTGTGAAATATCCCTTGCCGCCGGGAGGGCGTCCCGCCCATATCCCGATCGAGGCAGGAGAATCGGAGCTTGAATTCCGGTTCCGCGCGGAAATGTTTTTGTCAAGGATCCTAACAGATTACAAAGATGCCACGAGACTCGCGGTCGTATCACATGGCGGGATGATTTCAAAATTACTTCAATCTTTTATGAATATGCCAGCTTCCAACGATTACGAGTTTGCGACCGGCGATACAGGATTTCATCTTCTCGAAATCAAGGCTGGCAATCGGATCGTTTGGAAACTGAACAGTGATGTGCATCTGAAAGGTAA is a genomic window containing:
- a CDS encoding S66 family peptidase — its product is MITYPILPKGATIGVTAPSSGVPKELHGIVKQAVGRLEEKGYQVVCGETVWTDDKTRSAPADKRAEEFMEMITDDDIDAIIPPWGGELLIEVLDKLDFAKMKNKWVLGYSDTSALLLAITLKTGIATAHGTNLVDLRGEVTDPTTAMWETVLSAGKGMAIKQVSSEKYQKEWQHDNPTPCLFHLTEPTVWKSIPEIGVDIGGRLLGGCIDIIRHLVGTPYGDVAGFRAKHFANEPVIWYFENCDMKTTDLRRTLVQMQLAGWFANCSGILFGRSPANDPVENYTIEDVYGDLFSELEVPVVYDIDCGHMPPQMTFINGAFAEVSVENGKGIVRQILK
- a CDS encoding MSMEG_1061 family FMN-dependent PPOX-type flavoprotein encodes the protein MFKDVLQTEEQLIELQMQAGSPSERSANKVRGQLDGQAREFIAQSPFICLATSNGNGDCDVSPKGDAPGFVLVLDDQHLFIPERRGNRRLDSVRNILSNPNVGLLFLIPGRNEALRVNGKAVICRDPELLEKTADHGVVPLFGIGVKVEEAFSHYSKAFNRSGIWTAAAFAGDGVSQSF
- a CDS encoding histidine phosphatase family protein, translating into MELLLIRHGESEADLLGVHEGRADFPLTALGRSQAMKLANYLNHSLIPEKIIASPLKRALGTAQILQEETGVELEIDPLLMEFNNGVIAGMPREEAAVKYPLPPGGRPAHIPIEAGESELEFRFRAEMFLSRILTDYKDATRLAVVSHGGMISKLLQSFMNMPASNDYEFATGDTGFHLLEIKAGNRIVWKLNSDVHLKGKL